One stretch of Sulfurihydrogenibium sp. DNA includes these proteins:
- the rsmI gene encoding 16S rRNA (cytidine(1402)-2'-O)-methyltransferase, producing the protein MAVLYVVATPIGNLQDISFRALDTLKKVKYIACEDTRQTKKLLNFYGIEDKHLISYHEHNEEEASEKILKILEKEDVALISDAGTPCISDPGYRVVKKARENNIKVVPIPGPFAGAVALSASGLPSDKFLFLGFLPQKGSHKEKVLKKYIELDATLILYESPNRVVDTVNLIKELDEKANIVVAKELTKIHEEFIIGNPFEILDFFEKNPDKIKGEFVILVHPSEKEVTIDEDEIKRRIIELKNQSLKSKEIAKIIADEYKLPKNQAYKMVLDSNNEG; encoded by the coding sequence ATGGCTGTTTTGTACGTTGTTGCAACGCCCATCGGAAATCTTCAGGATATCTCATTTAGAGCCTTAGATACACTTAAAAAGGTTAAATATATAGCTTGTGAAGACACAAGACAAACAAAAAAACTTCTAAATTTTTATGGCATAGAAGATAAACATCTAATTAGCTATCACGAGCATAACGAAGAAGAAGCATCAGAAAAGATATTAAAGATTTTAGAAAAAGAAGATGTAGCGTTGATTTCTGACGCTGGAACTCCTTGCATTTCAGACCCTGGTTATAGAGTTGTAAAAAAGGCAAGAGAAAATAATATAAAAGTTGTGCCAATTCCTGGTCCATTTGCAGGAGCTGTAGCACTATCTGCCTCAGGATTACCATCAGATAAATTCCTTTTCTTAGGATTTCTTCCACAAAAAGGGTCTCACAAAGAAAAGGTTTTGAAAAAATATATAGAGTTAGATGCAACCTTAATACTCTATGAAAGTCCAAATAGAGTTGTAGATACTGTCAATCTTATAAAAGAGCTTGATGAAAAAGCTAATATCGTTGTTGCAAAGGAGCTTACAAAGATTCATGAAGAGTTTATCATTGGTAATCCTTTTGAAATTTTAGATTTTTTTGAAAAAAATCCAGACAAGATAAAAGGTGAGTTTGTTATTCTTGTTCATCCATCAGAAAAGGAAGTTACTATAGATGAAGATGAAATAAAAAGAAGAATAATAGAGTTAAAAAATCAAAGCTTAAAGTCAAAAGAAATAGCAAAGATTATCGCTGATGAGTATAAATTGCCTAAGAATCAAGCATACAAGATGGTATTAGATAGTAACAATGAAGGTTGA